Within the Catalinimonas niigatensis genome, the region TTATTTAAGTCAACAGGAAGCACGGATAAGCCGCTCACAGGTTTACCGGAAGTCTGGTCATAGATAAGAGACAAAGGTAGATAGGATATTGCGGTGGAGTCACGCAAGATGGCTTTCAGCAGATGCTCATCAGCTCCGGCAACGGCCTTGCCTTTGATGTCTTTTTGGTCGTAACCAAAATAACTGGAAAACACGATAGGAGAACCTGCTTTTTGCAGCCTGGTATATACCGTATAAGGCGCTGCAATTTTCTGTTCTTTATCCTTATCAGCATAGATATTATGAAAAAAGAGCTGAGTGATCAACTTCTTATCCAGACCTTTATCGGCATAGGTTCTGGCAAATGCTGAGGTGTTATTGGCTACCGGTAATACGGCATATCGGGCAAGGTAAACATACTCTCTGCTTTTGCTGAACTGCTCATCATGCGGATAGGCTTCAATAAGCATGTCATATTTGGCAGGATCAGTTGTTCCTCTTGATTCTACTACAATCTGCACCTCCTCATTGACAGTAGCATACTCATCAATCCACTGCTGAACGAGAGGGTAAGAGAAACGCACACCAGTAACAAGTACGATCTCTTGCTTTTCCTTACTGGCTGGTACTTGAGATACTGCCTGAGTTGTATGATCAACGTTTGAAGCCAAACTGATTTGCCCCCAGCTTTCCAGGGATGGAAGAAGTAACAAAATGAGGAGCCAATTAATTTTTGATTTCATATTTAAAATGAATTTTGGAAGAATGATTTTTTAATTTTTTTCATGCAAGACAATCTGCTTTCGTTTGTTTGATAGAGAAGAAAGTCTCTGAAATGTTACTTAAACTATAGATTAAGTAGACTTATAAAGGAAAAAAAATATGTTTTCAGAATAAGCATAGCATATGCATTACTTATTTTCTATTACAATATGTATTTTAACTATATAACTTTCTCCCTTTGTATAATGCTCACACAACATTCTCCTGTCTTGAATAAAGCATTATCTGGTAGTATTATTGAATATAACAGAAGCAAATATAGATTAATATCCTATTAAATCAATAGACTTATAGTATTTTTATCAAACTATAATTTTTTACTTTAAAGGGTACACGAAAACTCCTTAAGTTTGATAATAAAAAATTCATATTATTACTCCTTTTTTAAGCACATCCGAGCAACTCCGGTTTAAAAGTAAACATGATAAAACCCCAGTAAAAAGTAGGTTGCTATCTCCAGCTTGTTGTACAGCCTCCATGGCAAGAGTAGCTCGCAACCAGTAAATACCAATATTCACTATAGAACAAAGATTTGCTTTCCAGCCTGGCATGAGATCCTTTTCAAATCCCACATATCGTTTCAATTATCCGGAGCTGCTGACTAGTTCTTTGTGAAAATAGAACAGATGATGTCTGTCCGAATCACCCATTTTGGATGTAAGTACTGTGACTGAATTGTTTGATCAATAATTTTGCCGAGTAAATATGAGTAGGAGAAAGAGATTGGTAAAAACATTAACAGATACAGAGCAATTTACACTGGAACAAGTCTTTATGGTCTTAGATGGGTTGGCCTGGAACACTACGTATTTTGGCAGGTAGTTGCGCACGACCAGCAGGGAAACAGTACGCCCGGAGATCTTTTGAGTTTTGAGAGCATGCCTTTCCCGGAGGTAGCTTATTTATTCAGCCGGAGGGTAGAAGATAATTATGAAATTTATGCTATAGATGCCAGTTTACAGCATGAGATACGGCTTACTCGTCAGGCCGCCCGGGACGTGTATCCCAGTCTTAGCCCGGATCGTCATCGTCAATAGATTGTCTATGTATCGGACCAGGATGGCAAACAGCAATTACACACCATGCGAATCGATGGCAGTGAATCTCAACAGGTAACCACCCTTCCCCTGGCAGGCTATCATAATTATGGAGATGGTTTTTGCTGGTCACCGGATGGAGGACAACTACTCTACAGTCATTATAATCAGCTGTATCGCATCAACCGGAATGGTGCTGGCATGACCCAATTGGCTATAGCTCCAGAGGAGTATCATTTCAAAGCGGTGGACTGGTCAGGAGTTAATGATAAGGTCGTGGTACAGGCCGTTAGTACTGATATTGGTGATACGAAAATGTACCTTATGAATAAAGATGGAAGTGGATGGGACCCTTTACTGGATAGTGTGTCTGGGCGGATAGAATGTCCCAGTTTCTCTATCGATGGAAAACGGGTATTATTCACTCAGGATGTATCCGGTTTTGCGTCGGAGACTGGTCATCAGCTAGATGCTCGTATTTTTACCATAGACCTGGCATCCCGCAATATGGTGGACATATCCGTAGACAAACCGGAAGGCTTTAATGACCTTAACCCTCATTTCTCACCCAATGGTGCGCGTATTGTTTTTAAGCATACTTCCAATGAAGAGAATGCGCTTAAGGAAATCTGGGTCATGGACCGGGATGGCCAAAACCGACAACGGCTTTTCATCAATGCTGAAATGCCAGAGTGGTAGTAATTCACTCTCGGTAAAATTTACCAATCTTTGAGTTAACCTCTTATTTAAAGGGATTAAAGGGGGGATGTCATTTATATTTAATACAATCCAAATGTCTAAACGATTACCTTTTCATACTGCCCTTACATATGGAGTAAAAATTAATCTCTTGAAAACCTTTTTAAAAGAATTGCTCATACTTACCAAAAGTAATCAGGAATTAGAGAAATTATTAAATAAATAATTTAAACCATAACTATTTCAAGCTAAGTACTTATTGTTTTTTTAGACAGAAGTGAAATATAAACTACTTTCTAGATAGTACTGATTAAATTCTTTTTGCTATTTTTTAATAATTATTTGCCAAGGCAAAATTTATATTAGCAATTGTAAGTATCCTCGTTGACAATCCAATGCGGTTAACTTAATTATCTGAAAATTTATTGACTTTCATATGATTTACGTTATTTTCTAATTAAGCCTCATATTTATGGAGTATATATATTTTAGATAGTTTTTTATGTGTTACATTTAGCATTTTCATAATACTTACAACCTAATTCACTGAGTATGAATCTATTTTTACACCGGGGGAGGAAACCGGAAGATTTCACCTTGGTAAAATCTTTACGTTTAGGCTCCGGACAGGCTTACCGCTTATTATTTGACAAATATCATCAAAAGATTCTTAGGGTCAGTCTGTCTATGGGATTGGTTAAAGAAGATGCGGAAGAAATAGTACAGGATGTGTTTTTGCAGGTCTGGGAGCAAAGACAAAAGCTGGATGAAAATCTCTCCTTTAATGCTTTCTTACTCACACTCACCAAACGTTTTGTTATCAAAAAAATTCGCCGTAGCATCATTTCTTATTCTCATCAGGGCAATCTGATCTGCCTAAAACCAGTGTACCATATAGAAACCGAAAATGAGATCATTTTTAACGACCTTGAAACCTTTACACAGGGTTGTATCCAAGCACTTCCTCCTGTCCGTAAAGAAATCTTGCTGCTCAGAAAAGACAAAGGATTAAGCAATGATGAAATAGCCTTGAAACTGGGGTTATCCAAAAGAACCGTAGAAAACCACATATACAGGGCATTCAAATACATTAAACAACATTTAGAAAAAGAGTCCGATATTCCATTAGCAGTTATCAGTATAGTCATAGCCTTAATGATTTATTAAAAATAAGCCTTAATAAAGAGCTGTTTTTTTCTTCTTGCCTGCTTTTCTTCTATTTTTTTTCTTTTGCGAGTGAGTAAATGCCAGTGCTCAAGCTAATACATTATAAACAGAGTACTCTCGTATGGCAGAACTTCGCACTTTACTCATCAGGTATGTTCAAGGAAAATGTAATCCTGAAGAAATTGTCCTTTTAAAGAATTGGATTCGTACCGAAGAGGGTGAGCGCATACTGGAAGAGTTTATTGAAGCCCAATGGAAACTGCCTGATGAACATACCACGGTGGAAAGTAATCTGTTGTTTGAAAAAATTCAGCAAAATATCAGCAAAAAAAACGACCAGGTGTGGAATGAAAGGTTTGTTCCTTACGCGCATATTGGCAAATATGCCGCGTCTTTAATCTTCATTATCCTTTCAACGCTGTTTCTTTTTCATTATCTCAACCGGGAGGAACCTCAGCCTCGTGAGGTCTCACTGCTCACAAAAGAAACCCAGAAAGGTCAAAAACGGACTTTGAACCTGACTGACGGAACACGCGTTGTGCTGAATGCTGAAAGCAAACTTACTTTTCCTGAACATTTTTCCGATACACTCAGGGTGGTTTACCTTAGTGGAGAAGCTTTTTTTGAGGTAGAAGAAGATAAAAACCGTCCTTTCGTTGTCCAGACTTCTAATATACACATTCAGGTTTTAGGCACATCTTTCAATCTCCATGCTTATGAGGAGGACAGCCTCACACAAGTAGCCTTATTGGAAGGCAAGGTAAGTGTTCAATCCGCCCAAGAGAACAATGGAAAGTTTGCTATGGAATTAACACCCGGTGAAATGTCATCTTATCACAAATCCGGACGAAACTTTACCAAAGATACCTTTGATATAAAAGCCATGAGTGGCTGGAAAGATGGCATTCTTTATTTTAAGGATGCTGATTATGATAAAATTACCCGGACGCTGGAACGCTGGTATGGAGTAGAATTTACCTATAAGGGTAATGGTAAGCCAATCTGGAGGTATAATGGAGAATTTGATGATCAAAGTCTGGAGTATGTACTGGAAAGTATAAGCTATGCCTGTAAATTTTCTTATGCGCTCAAAGATACACAGGTGATCATTCACAACCCCTAAAACTAAAATAATATGGAAAACAATTCTACCTAGAATGAAGAGCCGGTAAAGGTCCCTCAATACCGGCTCCCAACGAATGCTGAAGCAGAAATTGGTCCCTTCAGGCTTCAGCAGGCAAGTTTTATCAAACGCTATGTTTAACAAAAACTCAACTCAAATTATGAAAAGGAAAGCTATACTCCTAATTAAGATGTTGTCAAAATTTACTTTTTACGGCCTGGTCATCCTTTGTATTCTAAGCGGAGTGCTAATGGCCAATGATACCGAAGCTCAGCCTGAGGCTCGTGCCAGCGCCAATGAGATCAAGGTGGATTTGCAACTGCATGAAGTAAGGCTGGAAACAGCTTTTCAACTTATAGAACAACAAACCGGTTTGCGGTTTTTCTATGACAGAAACCGTATTGATCTGGATGCTTTAGTATCCTCAGAAAAGAAAATGCAGTCGCTAGCTGAATTGCTGATTGACATTTCCAGACAGACACAGCTCAAATTTAAAAGAGTCAACCAGGATATTAATGTGGGTAAAATGGATAGACGTACTGAGGAAAAAGAACGCTTCGTAGTGGTGGCCATTACGGTGAGCGGACAGGTGAAAGATCCCGATGGTGAGGCCCTACCTGGTGTTAACGTATTAGTCAAAGGTTCCAGCACCGGTACTGTAACGGACATTGATGGAATGTACACACTCAGCGTGCCTAACGAGAATGACGTGCTGGTTTTTTCTTCTATAGGCTATGCAACACAGGAAGTGCCCGTCAACGGAAGGTCGGTCATTGACATCAGTATGCAGGAAGATATACAGAGCTTAAGTGAAATTGTAGTGGTGGGCTATGGTGAACAAAAGAAAGTTAATCTGACCGGTTCAGTAGCCACAGTAGAGGGTGAAAGGCTTACCCGTAGACCTGTCACCAATACAACTTCCATGCTGCAAGGTCAGGTTCCGGGATTGAGAATCGTACAAAATTCCGGAGAACCCGGGAACGAAGGACTGAATGTCAGGATCAGAGGCCAGGGAACATTCAGCGGTGCCGGATCTAATCCGCTGGTACTGATAGATGGTGTAGAAGGCAATCTGGCTGACCTTGATCCCAATAATATTGAAAATGTATCGGTGCTCAAAGATGCCGCATCTGCTTCTATTTACGGTTCAAGAGCAGCAAACGGAGTTATTCTTGTGACCACCAAAAAAGGTAAAGAAGGTCGTTTCAATGTGGAATACAATGGTAATTATGCTGTGCATACGCCAACCAAGTTATTTGATTTGATCACTAATTCTGCGGAATACATGGAGTTTTGGAATGAAGCCAAACTCAATAATGGTATCAGTGATGGTCTGTATCCTCAGGAAGAGATTGACTTATACAGAAATGCTACGGATAGGACGCTTTACCCTAATGCCGACTGGCTGGATATTGTGTTTAACCCCGCACCTACCCAAACCCATCATCTCAGTTTTAATGGAGGTAAGGAAGGAACCACCTATAACCTGGCTTTGGGTATCGTTGATCAGCAAGGAGTAATGAAAGGCTTTGATTACAAACGTTACAATGCACGTCTGAACATTGCTTCGGAAGTCAACGATAATGTAAAATTCGGGGCTAATCTGGCGCTGAAAAAAGGAGATAGAAATGGCCCGAGGCAAGGCTCTACGGATCTCTTTCTGGCCACCATGTCTCAGGCACCTACTTATCTCCCACAATTACCTGATGGACGTTATACCTACAAAGCGTATGACTTTGAGTCAAATAACAAGAATCCTATCGCTATTGTAGAAAATGATGTATTGAGAAAAACGGTGGATTACACCATCAATGCACAGGGGTGGGCGGATATCAATTTTACCGAATCACTCAACTGGTATACCAAAGCGGCTATTGTAGGAAGTTTTGACAAATGGAAAGACTGGAGGCCCTCAGTACAACTTTACAATTATAGAACGGGAGAGTTTGCTACTGACCTGGATGTGGGTGGCAGAGGATTGATCACCCAGGATGAGCAAAACATTTATACCAATATTTTCTCCTATCTGCAATATCAGAAACAATTAGGCGCACATACATTGAATGCTCAGATAGGTTACAGCCAGGAATTCAATGAGTTTCAGTATCTATACGGTTTCAGAAGAGACTTTACCGGGAATCTGTTGAGAGAACTGGATGCAGGCAGCCCTGCCGTACAAAATGCCAATGGTACAACTACCGAATGGGCGATCCGGTCTTTCTTCGGTAGACTGGGCTACAATTTTGACGAACGTTATCTCTTGGAGTTTAATATGAGATACGATGGCAGTTCCCGCTTATATCAGGATACCCGCTGGGGTGCCTTTCCATCTGTTTCAGCCGGTTGGCGTGTGAGTGAAGAGAGTTTTGTACAGAATGCCGGATTAAACTGGCTGGATGATCTCAAAATCAGAGCTTCCTACGGGGAATTAGGTAACCAGAATATTGGGTTGACAAGAAATAATTTTGATTACCCTTATCCTTACCAGAGCCTGTTATCACTTACCGGGAATTATCCTTTTGACAATGCTAACTTATCTTCCGGAGCTGCCCAGGTAGCGTTAGCTAACCAGAATATCCAGTGGGAAACTACACAAATCACGGATATTGGCCTGGACCTGACCGTTTTCAAAGGACTGTCGCTGACTTTTGACTGGTACAAGAAACGCACTACTGATATTTTAAGAAGTTCTCAGGTGACGGGAGTCGTAGGACTAACACCTCCTACAGTCAATAATGGTACGATGGAAAATACCGGTATTGAACTAAACCTCAATTACCGAAATAGTGTACAGGATGGAACCTTCAGTGGCCTTACCTATGATGTCAATTTCTTTATTGACAGATTCAAAAATGAGCTCACCCAATTTGGAGAAAGAGAGATCAGTGGCAATGTAATTAAAGAAGAAGGCCGACCCTGGGACACTTTCTATATGCTGGAATGGATCGGTATATTCCAAAATGAGGCGGAAGTAGATGCGGCACCACCTCAATATAATGACAATACTGAACCCGGAGATTTGATATTCAAAGATCAGAATGGAGATGGTGTGGTGAACGATAATGACCGCATTCCCATAGACGGGCAGTATCCTAATTTTGAGTATGCCATGAATTTCAACACCTCATGGAAAGGGTTTGACCTCTCCTTCTTCTTCCAGGGTGTGGAGGGGAGACAAATTTATGTGAACAATTGGGGAACGATTCCTTTTGTGCAGGGTTCTCCTCCCACTACGGAATGGAGAGATCGCTGGACAGAAGAAAATCCTTCTACTACCATGCCCAAAATTTACTGGGGATTCAATGCACCTGCCAAGGTCAGCAGAACGTCTAGCTACTTCCTTCAGGATGCTTCTTATCTAAGGCTTAAGAATCTAACAATCGGATATTCTCTACCCTCTACGATCACGGAAAGAATCAGCTTGCAGAAGGTGAGGGTTTATGTATCCGGTGATAATTTGCTCACCGTTACAAATTATCCCGGACTTGATCCTGAAAGAGGAGGAAGTGGTTCGTTCGTGAATTATCCACAAAACAAGATCTATTCTGTTGGGCTGAATGTACAATTCTAACACTCACATTATGAAAAAATATATTATCTATATACTATTCGGAAGCACTGCGTTGATCTTTAGTGCCTGCCAGGAAGATTTTCTTGACAGAAATCCTCAAGACCAGATTTCCTCTGCCAATTTCTGGCAAAGTAAAGCAGATTTTGACATGGCCCTTACCTCAAGCTACGGAAGCTTACAGGGCGGTGGCGGAATTTACTCCTACGGTATGCCTAACTGGGATGCCCTGACAGATAATGGTTATGGACAGCACAACTACTGGGGAAGTCAGGCTATTGTGCAGGGAGATATTTCTCCCTCTACCGGCGGATACATCACGGATGTATACAACAGTAGCTACAATGGTATTGCCCGAGTCAATATCTTCTTGGCACAGCTTTCCTCTTATGAAGGTTCGGATATCGACACTAATACTAAAGCACAATATGAGGCGGAGGCCAGGTTCATCAGAGCATACTATTATTTTCAACTCTATTTCAGTTACGGTTCAGTTCCCATTATTACTGAACCGCTCACGCTGGAAAACCAGATCCAACCTAAATCTGAGGAAGCAGAAGTCTTAGCTCAAATTATCACAGACCTGGATTTTGCCATTGCTAATCTTCCGGATGAAACTTTTGCACAAAACACCGGACACGCCGTAGCATCATCTGCACAGGCCATGAAAGCAAGAGTTTTAATGTATGCTGCCTATGATGAAAATGGAAATCCAGATCCTGAATTACTTACCCAAGCCAGAGATTTGACCCTGGAAGTCATGAGTACAGGTTATGAACTGAACCCGGTTTTTGAAAATGTATTCAGAGACGGCACTCAGGAAGGAAATGAAGAAATCATTTTCTCCATCAAATTCCTGGCTCCTGACAATGCAACTCCCATGGATCAGTGGTTTGGTGACTGGCTCGTCGTGAGTCCGCTGCAAAATCTGGTGGATGCCTATGAATATGAAGATGGACTGCCCTATGGTGAATCTCCACTTACCAATCCTGATGATCCAATAGCTAATCGCGATCCCAGGCTGGAAAAAACCATTTTTGTGGATGAAGTCAATATCAATGGCAATGTCCATAACCCTTCAAATAATCTGCCTACAGGCTATGGTGTTAAGAAGTTTTTAAGTCCGGGACTGATGCCTTATGGCTACTCTACCCAAAGCCAGCAGGATTGGGTAATGCTCAGGTATGCGGATGTTTTACTGATGTATGCTGAAGCACAAAACGAATTGAACGGTCCTGATGAGTCTGTATATGATGCCATCAACACTGTCAGAAGCAGAGTAGACATGCCTGATCTCCCTCAGGGATTAAGTCAGGAAGAAATGAGAGAAAGAATCAGGCATGAGCGCAGAGTGGAACTGGCATTTGAGGGGTTGCGATTTTATGATTTGAAACGTTGGAGAATTGCTGATGAGGTGCTGAATA harbors:
- a CDS encoding type 2 periplasmic-binding domain-containing protein, with the translated sequence MKSKINWLLILLLLPSLESWGQISLASNVDHTTQAVSQVPASKEKQEIVLVTGVRFSYPLVQQWIDEYATVNEEVQIVVESRGTTDPAKYDMLIEAYPHDEQFSKSREYVYLARYAVLPVANNTSAFARTYADKGLDKKLITQLFFHNIYADKDKEQKIAAPYTVYTRLQKAGSPIVFSSYFGYDQKDIKGKAVAGADEHLLKAILRDSTAISYLPLSLIYDQTSGKPVSGLSVLPVDLNNNGRVSEEEKIFDDLSVVLKYLEEKSPKERSNIPVEYLHLSVDKRNASPEAIAFIRWVLQNKLGELHDYGFLQAEPSRLTKENFERFASKYGQ
- a CDS encoding TolB-like translocation protein; protein product: MPFPEVAYLFSRRVEDNYEIYAIDASLQHEIRLTRQAARDVYPSLSPDRHRQ
- a CDS encoding TolB family protein produces the protein MRIDGSESQQVTTLPLAGYHNYGDGFCWSPDGGQLLYSHYNQLYRINRNGAGMTQLAIAPEEYHFKAVDWSGVNDKVVVQAVSTDIGDTKMYLMNKDGSGWDPLLDSVSGRIECPSFSIDGKRVLFTQDVSGFASETGHQLDARIFTIDLASRNMVDISVDKPEGFNDLNPHFSPNGARIVFKHTSNEENALKEIWVMDRDGQNRQRLFINAEMPEW
- a CDS encoding RNA polymerase sigma factor — its product is MNLFLHRGRKPEDFTLVKSLRLGSGQAYRLLFDKYHQKILRVSLSMGLVKEDAEEIVQDVFLQVWEQRQKLDENLSFNAFLLTLTKRFVIKKIRRSIISYSHQGNLICLKPVYHIETENEIIFNDLETFTQGCIQALPPVRKEILLLRKDKGLSNDEIALKLGLSKRTVENHIYRAFKYIKQHLEKESDIPLAVISIVIALMIY
- a CDS encoding FecR family protein gives rise to the protein MAELRTLLIRYVQGKCNPEEIVLLKNWIRTEEGERILEEFIEAQWKLPDEHTTVESNLLFEKIQQNISKKNDQVWNERFVPYAHIGKYAASLIFIILSTLFLFHYLNREEPQPREVSLLTKETQKGQKRTLNLTDGTRVVLNAESKLTFPEHFSDTLRVVYLSGEAFFEVEEDKNRPFVVQTSNIHIQVLGTSFNLHAYEEDSLTQVALLEGKVSVQSAQENNGKFAMELTPGEMSSYHKSGRNFTKDTFDIKAMSGWKDGILYFKDADYDKITRTLERWYGVEFTYKGNGKPIWRYNGEFDDQSLEYVLESISYACKFSYALKDTQVIIHNP
- a CDS encoding SusC/RagA family TonB-linked outer membrane protein, with the protein product MKRKAILLIKMLSKFTFYGLVILCILSGVLMANDTEAQPEARASANEIKVDLQLHEVRLETAFQLIEQQTGLRFFYDRNRIDLDALVSSEKKMQSLAELLIDISRQTQLKFKRVNQDINVGKMDRRTEEKERFVVVAITVSGQVKDPDGEALPGVNVLVKGSSTGTVTDIDGMYTLSVPNENDVLVFSSIGYATQEVPVNGRSVIDISMQEDIQSLSEIVVVGYGEQKKVNLTGSVATVEGERLTRRPVTNTTSMLQGQVPGLRIVQNSGEPGNEGLNVRIRGQGTFSGAGSNPLVLIDGVEGNLADLDPNNIENVSVLKDAASASIYGSRAANGVILVTTKKGKEGRFNVEYNGNYAVHTPTKLFDLITNSAEYMEFWNEAKLNNGISDGLYPQEEIDLYRNATDRTLYPNADWLDIVFNPAPTQTHHLSFNGGKEGTTYNLALGIVDQQGVMKGFDYKRYNARLNIASEVNDNVKFGANLALKKGDRNGPRQGSTDLFLATMSQAPTYLPQLPDGRYTYKAYDFESNNKNPIAIVENDVLRKTVDYTINAQGWADINFTESLNWYTKAAIVGSFDKWKDWRPSVQLYNYRTGEFATDLDVGGRGLITQDEQNIYTNIFSYLQYQKQLGAHTLNAQIGYSQEFNEFQYLYGFRRDFTGNLLRELDAGSPAVQNANGTTTEWAIRSFFGRLGYNFDERYLLEFNMRYDGSSRLYQDTRWGAFPSVSAGWRVSEESFVQNAGLNWLDDLKIRASYGELGNQNIGLTRNNFDYPYPYQSLLSLTGNYPFDNANLSSGAAQVALANQNIQWETTQITDIGLDLTVFKGLSLTFDWYKKRTTDILRSSQVTGVVGLTPPTVNNGTMENTGIELNLNYRNSVQDGTFSGLTYDVNFFIDRFKNELTQFGEREISGNVIKEEGRPWDTFYMLEWIGIFQNEAEVDAAPPQYNDNTEPGDLIFKDQNGDGVVNDNDRIPIDGQYPNFEYAMNFNTSWKGFDLSFFFQGVEGRQIYVNNWGTIPFVQGSPPTTEWRDRWTEENPSTTMPKIYWGFNAPAKVSRTSSYFLQDASYLRLKNLTIGYSLPSTITERISLQKVRVYVSGDNLLTVTNYPGLDPERGGSGSFVNYPQNKIYSVGLNVQF
- a CDS encoding RagB/SusD family nutrient uptake outer membrane protein, which codes for MKKYIIYILFGSTALIFSACQEDFLDRNPQDQISSANFWQSKADFDMALTSSYGSLQGGGGIYSYGMPNWDALTDNGYGQHNYWGSQAIVQGDISPSTGGYITDVYNSSYNGIARVNIFLAQLSSYEGSDIDTNTKAQYEAEARFIRAYYYFQLYFSYGSVPIITEPLTLENQIQPKSEEAEVLAQIITDLDFAIANLPDETFAQNTGHAVASSAQAMKARVLMYAAYDENGNPDPELLTQARDLTLEVMSTGYELNPVFENVFRDGTQEGNEEIIFSIKFLAPDNATPMDQWFGDWLVVSPLQNLVDAYEYEDGLPYGESPLTNPDDPIANRDPRLEKTIFVDEVNINGNVHNPSNNLPTGYGVKKFLSPGLMPYGYSTQSQQDWVMLRYADVLLMYAEAQNELNGPDESVYDAINTVRSRVDMPDLPQGLSQEEMRERIRHERRVELAFEGLRFYDLKRWRIADEVLNNVEDGVLSYTFEERFYHWPLPQTEIDKSQGELEQNPAYQ